From a single Natronorubrum tibetense GA33 genomic region:
- the mobB gene encoding molybdopterin-guanine dinucleotide biosynthesis protein B, with translation MSHGSSLRIVCLAGPSDSGKTTLVEALVPELAEHGRIATVKSIHHDIEIDTPGTDTHRHRTAGAETVVGVTPELTFDISTRGKRDPLDSLDGSDLFGTDDADADDSELQALESTLARLERRGYTFVVVEGFSAAPLPTILVGDRDPSAVGGEIVGRGSDAVDDLVATIRSLEPISAHDRSDDESLKRDER, from the coding sequence ATGAGTCACGGGTCGTCGCTCCGAATCGTCTGTCTCGCCGGCCCGAGCGATTCCGGCAAGACGACGCTCGTCGAGGCCCTCGTTCCGGAACTGGCCGAGCACGGGCGCATCGCGACCGTCAAATCGATCCATCACGATATCGAGATCGATACGCCCGGCACCGATACGCATCGCCACAGAACTGCGGGTGCCGAAACGGTCGTCGGTGTTACCCCCGAACTCACCTTCGATATCAGCACGCGCGGGAAACGCGACCCGCTCGATTCGCTCGACGGTAGCGACCTCTTCGGTACGGACGATGCCGACGCCGACGACTCCGAACTGCAAGCGCTCGAGAGCACGCTCGCGCGCCTCGAGCGCCGGGGCTACACGTTCGTCGTCGTCGAGGGCTTCTCGGCGGCTCCGTTGCCGACGATTCTCGTCGGTGACCGAGACCCGTCCGCCGTCGGCGGCGAGATCGTCGGTCGCGGATCGGATGCCGTCGACGACCTCGTGGCGACGATCCGCTCGCTCGAGCCGATTTCTGCTCACGACCGTTCCGACGACGAGTCGCTCAAACGTGACGAACGCTAA
- a CDS encoding HalOD1 output domain-containing protein, with protein sequence MVHHNHSRRPDDDRVEIRTVRDESESVTHMILRGLSVIKNVPIRELEPLYEQVETEALDSLLTHAEGTESTVSVEFATDDHTVVVTHRDCVCVRNGDHLAPT encoded by the coding sequence ATGGTCCACCACAACCACAGCCGTCGGCCGGACGACGACCGTGTGGAGATTCGGACCGTGCGTGACGAATCAGAATCGGTCACACACATGATTTTGCGGGGACTATCTGTCATAAAGAACGTTCCGATTAGGGAACTCGAGCCGCTCTACGAACAGGTCGAGACCGAAGCGTTGGACAGTCTCCTCACCCACGCGGAGGGGACTGAGAGTACTGTCAGCGTCGAATTCGCGACTGACGATCACACAGTCGTCGTCACCCACCGCGACTGCGTCTGTGTTCGCAACGGTGATCACCTCGCGCCGACGTAG
- a CDS encoding MBL fold metallo-hydrolase, whose product MSTTYEGLTFERIGHASKRLETEDGRIIYIDPWSEVLEDEPGDGDIIFVTHDDFDHYDPEAIEAVAGDAVTVAVFEAVDTSDLSYDVVDLPHEGETTVEGIDVQSVPAYNDPEGEHVDDDGSPFHAEGEVIGLLLNLEETTIFCPSDTDFLDHHESITADVFVPPIGGHFTMDRHEAADFARSVEPDLVLPEHYDTFEPIETDAEAFAAELEDDGIRVELF is encoded by the coding sequence ATGTCCACCACCTACGAGGGACTCACGTTCGAGCGGATCGGCCACGCGAGCAAGCGACTCGAGACGGAGGACGGGCGAATCATCTACATCGATCCGTGGAGCGAAGTCCTCGAAGACGAACCGGGTGACGGAGACATCATCTTCGTCACCCACGACGACTTCGATCACTACGATCCGGAGGCGATCGAGGCGGTCGCCGGCGACGCCGTCACGGTCGCGGTCTTCGAGGCCGTCGACACGAGCGACCTCTCGTACGACGTAGTCGACCTCCCCCACGAGGGCGAGACGACCGTCGAAGGGATCGACGTGCAGTCGGTACCCGCCTACAACGACCCTGAGGGCGAACACGTCGACGACGACGGCTCCCCGTTCCACGCCGAGGGCGAAGTGATCGGACTCCTCCTCAACCTCGAGGAGACGACGATCTTCTGCCCGTCGGACACGGACTTCCTCGATCACCACGAGTCGATCACGGCGGACGTGTTCGTGCCGCCGATCGGCGGTCACTTCACGATGGACCGCCACGAGGCCGCGGACTTCGCTCGCAGCGTCGAGCCCGACCTGGTGTTGCCGGAGCATTACGACACCTTCGAGCCGATCGAAACCGACGCCGAGGCGTTCGCCGCGGAACTCGAGGACGACGGCATCCGCGTCGAATTGTTCTAA
- a CDS encoding HalOD1 output domain-containing protein: MEPEPRLDATAGSNSPTSVHHDFTEVQTASLAVIETVAAVTGTDPIELPPLYDAIDPDALNSLFEPHERRTDSDLCVEFSYNGFDLVVREGPEVVVRLED; the protein is encoded by the coding sequence ATGGAGCCAGAACCACGCCTCGACGCTACCGCCGGAAGTAACTCACCGACCAGCGTCCACCACGATTTCACGGAGGTCCAGACGGCTTCTCTCGCGGTCATCGAGACCGTCGCGGCCGTCACAGGGACGGACCCGATCGAGCTACCGCCTCTCTACGACGCCATCGATCCGGATGCACTGAACTCGCTTTTCGAACCGCACGAGCGTCGAACTGACTCGGATCTCTGCGTCGAATTTTCGTACAACGGGTTCGACCTCGTCGTTCGCGAGGGTCCGGAGGTTGTCGTTCGACTCGAGGACTGA
- a CDS encoding DHH family phosphoesterase translates to MSTGVTISSISDYAILGCGSVGYAVAEELVEQGKDVLIIDRDESRVESLRDQDLDARTADIREPETADLVADRDVVLILASDVESNKQAVEHVRAVDDTQFLVARASDPVSGDELEELGADIVINPSSVIAESALRALESGELEYNAGKLAQLLEETSERLAIVTQDSPDPDSIASAAALQAIASHLGLESDIIYLGDVGHQENRAFVNLLGIDLVQWDEIEDHTVYDTVALVDHATSSEMDLSVDIIVDHHEPEEEYEPEFVDIRPNMSSTSTIMTKYIQEFDMNVSEEVATALLYGIRAETLDFKRDTTPADLTAAAYLYPFANHDTLEQVESPSMSPETLDVLAEAITNRDVQGSHLVSNAGLVRDREALTQAASHLLDLEGVTTTAVFGIADETIFLAGRSKDIRINIGKVLEDAYGEMGETAGHSTQASAEIPLGIFTGIEISEDTRDTLLELTEEAVKRTLFDAMGVEGSEGSNGN, encoded by the coding sequence ATGAGTACGGGGGTTACGATCTCGTCGATCTCTGACTACGCGATCTTGGGCTGTGGGAGCGTCGGCTACGCCGTCGCGGAGGAACTCGTCGAACAGGGCAAGGACGTCCTGATCATCGACCGCGACGAGAGCCGCGTCGAGTCGCTCCGCGATCAGGACTTAGACGCTCGCACGGCCGACATCCGCGAACCCGAAACCGCCGACCTCGTCGCCGACCGCGACGTCGTCCTCATCCTCGCCTCCGACGTCGAATCCAACAAACAGGCGGTCGAACACGTCCGCGCCGTCGACGACACCCAGTTTCTCGTCGCCCGCGCGAGCGATCCCGTCTCCGGCGACGAACTCGAGGAGCTCGGTGCCGACATCGTCATCAACCCCTCCTCGGTGATCGCCGAGTCCGCGCTTCGGGCCCTCGAGTCGGGCGAACTCGAGTACAACGCAGGGAAGCTCGCCCAGTTGTTGGAGGAGACCTCCGAACGTCTGGCCATCGTCACGCAGGACAGTCCGGATCCGGACTCGATCGCGAGCGCGGCGGCCTTACAGGCCATTGCCAGCCATCTCGGCCTCGAGTCCGACATCATCTATCTGGGTGACGTCGGTCACCAGGAGAACCGCGCGTTCGTCAATCTGCTGGGGATTGATCTGGTCCAGTGGGACGAGATCGAGGATCACACGGTGTACGACACCGTCGCGCTGGTGGACCACGCGACGTCCTCGGAGATGGATCTCTCGGTGGACATCATCGTCGACCACCACGAACCCGAGGAGGAGTACGAACCCGAGTTCGTCGACATCCGGCCGAATATGTCCTCGACGTCGACGATCATGACGAAGTACATCCAGGAGTTCGACATGAACGTCTCAGAGGAGGTCGCGACCGCGCTCCTCTACGGCATTCGGGCTGAGACGTTGGATTTCAAACGCGACACTACCCCCGCCGATCTCACCGCTGCGGCGTATCTCTACCCCTTCGCGAACCACGACACGTTAGAGCAGGTCGAGTCGCCGTCGATGTCCCCCGAGACGTTGGACGTTCTCGCCGAGGCGATCACCAACCGGGACGTTCAGGGGAGCCATCTGGTCTCAAATGCCGGACTGGTTCGCGACCGCGAGGCGCTAACCCAGGCCGCCAGCCACCTACTGGACCTCGAGGGTGTCACCACCACGGCGGTCTTCGGCATCGCTGACGAAACCATCTTTCTCGCCGGTCGCTCGAAGGATATCCGCATCAACATCGGCAAAGTGCTCGAGGACGCCTACGGCGAGATGGGCGAGACGGCGGGCCACTCGACGCAGGCCAGCGCGGAGATCCCGCTTGGCATCTTCACCGGCATCGAAATCTCGGAGGATACGCGGGATACGCTGCTCGAGTTAACCGAAGAAGCGGTCAAACGGACGCTGTTCGACGCGATGGGCGTCGAGGGCAGTGAAGGGTCGAACGGGAACTGA
- a CDS encoding PRC-barrel domain-containing protein: MDDTPQEITSLVGREVYSNNGVFVGEVEDLRLNVDGQTVTGLALGDLNNQLFTDASRGGQGVIVPYRWVRAVGDVILINDVVERVRKPDEEEDELIA, encoded by the coding sequence ATGGACGACACTCCGCAAGAAATTACCTCTCTCGTCGGACGCGAGGTGTACTCGAACAACGGCGTCTTCGTCGGCGAAGTCGAGGACCTCCGCCTGAACGTCGACGGCCAGACCGTCACCGGGCTCGCACTCGGCGACCTGAACAACCAGCTGTTCACCGACGCATCCCGCGGCGGACAGGGCGTCATCGTCCCTTACCGCTGGGTCCGTGCCGTCGGTGACGTTATTCTGATCAACGACGTCGTCGAGCGCGTCCGCAAGCCCGACGAGGAAGAGGACGAACTAATCGCTTAA
- a CDS encoding phosphotransacetylase family protein, whose amino-acid sequence MTDTEPTDPPTDPETRTDPETGTDPETTDNESTAAATSDAASERDTDAILVASLAESTGKTAITLALARIAQREGDSVGYMKPKGTRLQSNVGKTLDEDPMLARELLDLEAEMHDLEPIVYSPTFVEQAMRGREDPAELRERVVEAFETLAADRDRLFLEGGGEYDIGGIVDLTDVDIAALLDARVVLVAPYAVPGDIDDVLAAADTFGDRLAGVVFNDVADAAYDPLETDVVPFLESRGVPVFGVVPSERTLSGVTVAGLADALGATTLVEGDTDGYVERFSVGAMGPDSALRHFRRTKDAAVITGGDRAEIHTAALEAPGVRCLILTGGHRPSGAIIGQATDQGLPILSVQTDTLTTVERAEDIVRSGRTRDAETVDRMEDLLSDHAAIDEILDLE is encoded by the coding sequence ATGACCGACACCGAACCCACGGACCCACCCACTGACCCCGAGACCCGTACCGACCCAGAAACCGGCACCGACCCGGAGACGACCGACAACGAATCGACCGCGGCCGCAACGAGCGACGCCGCGAGCGAGCGAGACACCGACGCGATCCTCGTCGCCTCGCTCGCGGAGAGCACCGGCAAGACGGCGATCACGCTCGCGCTGGCCCGCATCGCCCAGCGAGAGGGCGACAGCGTCGGCTACATGAAGCCCAAGGGGACCCGACTGCAGAGCAACGTCGGGAAGACGCTCGACGAGGATCCGATGCTCGCTCGAGAGCTGCTCGATCTCGAGGCCGAGATGCACGATCTTGAGCCGATTGTCTACTCGCCGACATTTGTCGAACAGGCGATGCGCGGCCGCGAAGATCCCGCTGAGCTCCGCGAGCGCGTCGTCGAGGCGTTCGAGACGCTCGCGGCCGACCGCGACCGGCTGTTTCTCGAGGGCGGTGGCGAGTACGATATCGGTGGGATCGTCGACCTTACCGACGTCGACATCGCCGCGTTGCTGGACGCTCGCGTCGTCCTCGTCGCCCCCTACGCGGTTCCCGGGGACATCGACGACGTGCTGGCCGCGGCTGATACCTTCGGCGACCGGCTGGCAGGCGTCGTTTTCAACGATGTCGCGGACGCGGCGTACGATCCGCTCGAGACCGATGTCGTCCCATTCCTCGAGAGCCGAGGGGTTCCGGTCTTCGGTGTCGTGCCGAGCGAACGGACGCTGTCGGGCGTTACGGTCGCCGGTCTGGCGGACGCACTCGGCGCGACGACGCTCGTCGAGGGTGACACGGACGGCTACGTCGAACGGTTCAGCGTCGGCGCGATGGGGCCGGATAGCGCCCTGCGTCACTTCCGGCGGACGAAGGACGCGGCCGTGATCACGGGTGGCGACCGCGCGGAGATCCACACGGCCGCGCTCGAGGCCCCCGGCGTTCGCTGTCTCATTCTGACTGGCGGCCACCGACCGTCCGGCGCGATCATCGGGCAAGCCACGGACCAGGGGCTACCGATTCTCTCGGTGCAGACGGACACGCTTACGACGGTCGAGCGGGCCGAGGACATCGTCCGGAGCGGGCGCACGCGCGACGCGGAGACGGTCGATCGGATGGAGGACCTGCTGTCCGATCACGCGGCCATCGACGAGATTCTCGACCTCGAGTAG
- a CDS encoding acetate--CoA ligase family protein, with protein sequence MGRLSALFDPQSVAVVGATDREGAVGRAILENLRDEFDGEVVPIHPTRDEVLGIECYADVSSAPPIDLAVVVVPPDAVIETLRDAGEAGTENVVVITAGFAETGSEGATRERELRAVADEYDLNVVGPNSLGIMSTPNGMNATFGPENALEGSISFMSQSGAFITAVLDWANEQEIGFQDVVSLGNKAVLDETDFVREWGEDPETDVIIGYLEGIDDGDEFIDAAREVTDNTPIVLVKSGRTDAGAQAASSHTGAIAGSERAYEAGLEQAGVIRANSVQELFDYARALSGLPEPDHDGVAVVTNAGGPGVLTTDAVGDSRLEMATFTDETIAALTERMPEEANVYNPIDAIGDADVERFGEALDIALGDPNVGSAVVVSAPTAVLQYDKLAETVIEKREDHDTPVVTCLMGGERARAAEEVLREFGIPNYFDPARAVSGLDALARFRDIRERTIDDPQRFDVDRERAREILERATRRDDNRLGVESMDLLEAYGIPIPAGEIVDDPERAREIAASIEGDVVMKIVSPDISHKSDIGGVKVGVANDDVYDAYEDLVARARNYQPDAAILGVQVQELVDLDTATETIVGVNRDPQFGPLLLFGLGGIFVEILEDTSVRVAPIGADEARAMVDEIQAAPLLRGARGREPADTEQVVETIQRLSQLVTDFPSILELDVNPLVAGPNGVQAIDLRLTVDTETLETDDTEKA encoded by the coding sequence ATGGGACGGTTATCCGCACTCTTCGATCCCCAATCCGTCGCCGTAGTCGGTGCGACCGACCGCGAGGGTGCCGTCGGTCGTGCGATCCTCGAGAACTTGCGCGACGAGTTCGACGGCGAGGTCGTACCGATCCACCCGACGCGCGACGAGGTACTGGGGATCGAGTGCTACGCAGACGTGTCGAGCGCGCCGCCGATCGATCTGGCGGTCGTCGTGGTTCCCCCCGACGCCGTGATCGAAACCTTGCGGGACGCCGGCGAGGCCGGAACGGAGAACGTCGTCGTTATCACGGCCGGCTTTGCCGAGACGGGGAGTGAGGGGGCCACGCGCGAACGCGAACTCCGCGCGGTCGCCGACGAGTACGATCTCAACGTTGTCGGCCCCAACAGCCTCGGTATCATGTCGACGCCGAACGGCATGAACGCCACGTTCGGTCCCGAGAACGCGCTCGAGGGGTCGATCTCCTTTATGAGCCAGTCGGGGGCGTTCATCACTGCCGTCCTCGACTGGGCCAACGAACAGGAGATCGGCTTTCAAGACGTCGTCTCGCTCGGTAACAAGGCCGTCCTCGACGAAACCGACTTCGTCCGCGAGTGGGGCGAGGATCCGGAGACCGACGTCATCATCGGCTACCTCGAAGGAATCGACGACGGCGACGAGTTCATCGACGCCGCTCGCGAGGTAACCGACAATACACCGATTGTCCTCGTCAAGTCGGGACGAACGGACGCCGGCGCACAGGCAGCCTCCTCACACACGGGTGCGATCGCCGGCAGCGAGCGCGCCTACGAGGCGGGGCTTGAGCAGGCCGGCGTGATCCGCGCGAACTCCGTCCAGGAGCTGTTCGACTACGCGCGGGCGCTGTCGGGGCTTCCCGAACCCGACCACGACGGCGTCGCCGTGGTCACGAACGCGGGCGGCCCCGGCGTGCTCACGACCGACGCGGTTGGCGACTCGCGCCTTGAGATGGCGACCTTTACCGACGAGACGATCGCCGCGTTGACCGAACGAATGCCCGAGGAGGCCAACGTCTACAACCCGATCGACGCCATCGGGGACGCGGACGTCGAACGCTTCGGTGAGGCGCTCGACATCGCACTCGGCGATCCGAACGTCGGCAGCGCCGTCGTCGTCAGCGCGCCAACTGCTGTCCTCCAGTACGACAAACTCGCCGAGACGGTGATCGAGAAACGCGAAGACCACGACACGCCCGTCGTCACCTGTCTGATGGGCGGCGAGCGGGCGCGGGCCGCCGAGGAGGTCCTCCGGGAGTTTGGCATTCCGAACTACTTCGATCCCGCGCGGGCGGTTTCGGGGCTCGACGCGCTCGCCCGCTTCCGGGATATTCGCGAGCGAACGATCGACGACCCCCAACGCTTCGATGTCGACCGCGAACGGGCCCGCGAGATCCTCGAGCGGGCCACGCGACGTGACGACAACCGACTCGGCGTCGAGTCGATGGACCTGCTCGAGGCGTACGGCATTCCAATCCCGGCCGGCGAGATCGTCGACGATCCGGAGCGGGCGCGCGAGATTGCCGCGTCGATCGAGGGCGACGTCGTCATGAAGATCGTCAGCCCCGACATCAGCCACAAGTCCGACATCGGCGGCGTCAAAGTCGGCGTCGCGAACGACGACGTCTACGACGCCTACGAGGATCTCGTCGCTCGAGCGCGTAACTACCAACCCGACGCGGCGATCCTCGGCGTACAGGTCCAGGAACTGGTCGATCTCGACACCGCTACGGAGACGATCGTCGGCGTGAATCGCGATCCGCAGTTCGGTCCCCTCCTGCTGTTCGGTCTCGGCGGCATCTTCGTCGAAATCCTGGAGGACACCTCGGTTCGCGTCGCCCCGATCGGAGCCGACGAAGCTCGGGCGATGGTCGACGAGATTCAGGCCGCTCCGCTGTTACGCGGCGCTCGCGGCCGCGAGCCGGCGGACACTGAGCAGGTCGTCGAGACGATCCAGCGGCTCTCACAGCTCGTGACCGACTTTCCGTCGATCCTCGAACTCGACGTGAACCCGCTCGTGGCAGGACCGAACGGCGTACAGGCGATCGATCTCAGACTAACCGTCGACACGGAGACGCTCGAGACGGACGATACGGAGAAAGCATGA
- a CDS encoding metal ABC transporter permease — protein sequence MSQGEDHAVDPDVSSTTTTTPAAAADPFRLLQLLGIVVVGLLAAVMIGFIALDWLRLYPYADSYSVVETFYSATGIDPGIGFVFEQVMIVGQWMDYGFGTNVFQHPFMWRSIATGVLIGIVAPLVGTYLVHRQMALIGETLAHTAFAGVAVGLIVIGVTGLGSGSTGLEGSLLFIALVVSILGALAVQWLTERTNTFGDVPIAIMLSGSFAVGTLLISWGRGTVPVSIDIEAYLFGSLAVVTAGGARLMAVLSVVVVGVVALTYKQLLFITFDEQAARVAQLNVGWYNTLLVVMTAVVVVGAMQVLGVILVAGMLVIPVAAASQIARSFRETLYLSILIGQVSVLGGFAFAISQSLPSGGSIIVVAILIYVFAVVFSERSAALSMH from the coding sequence ATGAGTCAAGGCGAAGACCACGCCGTCGACCCCGATGTCTCGAGTACGACCACTACGACACCGGCTGCTGCGGCCGATCCGTTCCGCCTGCTCCAACTGCTCGGGATCGTCGTGGTTGGCCTACTGGCAGCGGTGATGATCGGGTTCATCGCGCTCGACTGGCTCCGGCTGTATCCGTACGCCGACTCGTACTCCGTCGTCGAGACGTTCTACTCGGCGACGGGGATCGATCCCGGCATCGGGTTCGTCTTCGAACAGGTCATGATCGTCGGCCAGTGGATGGACTACGGGTTCGGAACGAACGTCTTCCAGCACCCGTTCATGTGGCGATCGATCGCGACCGGCGTTCTCATCGGGATCGTCGCGCCCCTGGTCGGCACCTATCTGGTCCACCGGCAGATGGCCCTGATCGGTGAGACGCTCGCGCACACGGCATTCGCCGGCGTCGCAGTCGGGCTCATCGTAATCGGCGTAACCGGGCTCGGATCGGGGAGTACGGGACTCGAGGGATCGTTGCTGTTCATCGCGCTCGTCGTGAGTATCCTCGGCGCGCTGGCCGTCCAGTGGCTCACCGAACGCACGAATACGTTCGGCGACGTGCCGATCGCGATCATGCTCAGCGGGAGCTTCGCCGTCGGGACCTTGCTCATCAGTTGGGGCCGGGGCACCGTTCCGGTCTCCATCGACATCGAGGCCTACCTCTTCGGTAGCCTCGCGGTCGTCACCGCGGGCGGTGCCCGCCTGATGGCCGTGTTGAGCGTCGTCGTCGTCGGCGTGGTCGCGCTCACGTACAAACAGCTGCTCTTTATCACGTTCGACGAACAGGCCGCACGGGTCGCCCAGCTCAACGTCGGTTGGTACAACACCCTGCTCGTCGTCATGACCGCGGTCGTGGTCGTCGGCGCGATGCAGGTACTGGGCGTGATCCTCGTCGCCGGAATGCTCGTGATTCCCGTCGCAGCGGCCTCGCAGATCGCTCGCAGCTTTCGGGAGACGCTCTACCTCTCGATCCTGATCGGACAGGTTTCGGTACTCGGCGGCTTCGCGTTCGCGATCAGCCAGAGCCTCCCGTCGGGCGGATCGATCATCGTCGTCGCGATCCTCATCTACGTGTTCGCAGTCGTCTTCTCGGAACGATCGGCCGCGCTCTCGATGCACTGA
- a CDS encoding metal ABC transporter ATP-binding protein, which yields MNSVVDVRDVSFAYGTQPAVKDVSLTIEEGDFLGLIGPNGSGKTTLLHLMLGLHSPDSGEIELFGQPVDEFDQGERIGYVSQQATSGGGTMPVTVRECVRMGRFAHVGHSRMTHEDREIADEALETVGITNLADRRVNQLSGGQRQRAYIARALASEADLLALDEPTVGVDAESRDAFYQLLDSLNDSGITIVLIEHDIGVVTDRANRIACINTELYHHGDTESFVESDALAEAYGTTGTVVHHHH from the coding sequence GTGAACTCGGTCGTCGACGTTCGGGACGTGTCGTTCGCCTACGGCACACAGCCCGCGGTCAAGGACGTGTCGCTGACCATCGAGGAGGGCGACTTCCTTGGCCTGATCGGTCCCAACGGCTCCGGCAAAACGACGCTATTACACCTCATGCTCGGGCTACACTCGCCCGACAGCGGAGAGATCGAGCTGTTCGGCCAGCCCGTCGACGAGTTCGATCAGGGCGAACGGATCGGCTACGTCTCCCAGCAGGCGACAAGCGGCGGCGGCACCATGCCGGTCACCGTCCGCGAGTGCGTTCGGATGGGTCGATTCGCTCACGTCGGTCACTCGAGAATGACCCACGAGGACCGCGAAATCGCCGACGAAGCGCTCGAGACGGTCGGTATTACAAACCTGGCCGACCGCCGAGTCAACCAGCTTTCGGGCGGCCAACGCCAGCGCGCCTACATTGCGCGGGCGCTGGCGTCGGAGGCGGACCTGCTCGCTCTGGACGAGCCGACCGTCGGCGTCGACGCCGAGTCTCGAGACGCCTTCTACCAGCTGCTGGACTCGCTCAACGACTCGGGCATCACGATCGTCCTGATCGAACACGACATCGGCGTCGTCACGGACCGCGCGAATCGTATCGCCTGTATCAACACCGAACTGTACCACCACGGCGACACCGAGTCGTTCGTCGAGAGCGACGCGCTGGCCGAAGCGTACGGGACGACGGGCACGGTCGTCCACCACCACCACTGA
- a CDS encoding metal ABC transporter solute-binding protein, Zn/Mn family, with amino-acid sequence MNRTRRSVLQSGAGVLALSTLAGCLSEPDSDTAGGGYAAFFALQDWAEQVAGDEMSFENPIPTGEMGHGEEPPADIQRDIVDGDVFVYLDTVEFDWAQDIAADIETDYDHVTLIDGMAGLESQLLPLGDDDSDGADRQPDEYDDDPADVSVRTFDVYHRPSGTEVAYWHTSADHWHGELPEIPVGGTTAVDGVFEDADGRVLPLGEDEPFQLDARVVDGADEDVLEIESEGDHVVFRGLEIGRTRIVFELVADGEVVWDTSADNMSADVVEDAEPPESYDPHVWVDPVLAGEIVETIADGLAEADPDSAEVYEENAAEYVDRLEAVHQQFDELSANAERDVAVLAGHDSFQYIEHRYGFEIHTAQDISPDAGVTSGDLANTIEIIDDNDIETILYDPFEGDEGALPTDVEHLLENSDAENAEPISPAEGTTQEWEDDGWGWVEQMEELNLPSLRKALGAE; translated from the coding sequence TACCGCGGGAGGCGGCTACGCCGCCTTCTTCGCCCTCCAGGACTGGGCCGAACAGGTTGCCGGCGACGAGATGTCGTTCGAGAACCCCATCCCGACCGGCGAGATGGGACACGGCGAGGAACCACCCGCCGACATCCAGCGCGACATCGTCGACGGCGACGTCTTCGTCTACCTCGACACCGTCGAGTTCGACTGGGCACAGGACATCGCCGCCGACATCGAGACCGACTACGACCACGTCACGCTGATCGACGGCATGGCGGGGCTCGAGAGCCAGTTGCTGCCGCTCGGCGACGACGATAGCGATGGTGCCGACCGCCAGCCCGACGAGTACGACGACGATCCAGCCGATGTCTCCGTTAGAACCTTCGATGTCTACCACCGTCCGTCGGGCACCGAGGTCGCCTACTGGCACACCAGCGCCGACCACTGGCACGGCGAGCTTCCCGAGATTCCCGTCGGCGGCACGACCGCGGTCGACGGCGTGTTCGAGGACGCCGACGGTCGCGTCCTGCCGCTGGGCGAGGACGAGCCGTTCCAGCTCGACGCGCGAGTCGTCGACGGCGCGGACGAGGACGTCCTCGAGATCGAGTCCGAAGGCGATCACGTCGTCTTCCGCGGCCTCGAGATCGGGCGAACGCGGATCGTCTTCGAACTCGTCGCCGACGGGGAGGTCGTCTGGGACACGAGCGCGGACAACATGAGCGCGGACGTCGTCGAGGACGCCGAACCGCCGGAGTCCTACGACCCGCACGTCTGGGTCGATCCAGTCCTCGCAGGAGAGATCGTCGAGACGATCGCCGACGGACTCGCCGAAGCCGATCCGGACAGTGCCGAGGTATACGAGGAAAACGCCGCGGAGTACGTCGACCGCCTCGAGGCAGTCCACCAGCAGTTCGACGAGCTCTCCGCGAACGCAGAGCGCGACGTCGCCGTCCTCGCCGGACACGACTCGTTCCAGTACATCGAGCACCGGTACGGGTTCGAGATCCACACGGCACAGGACATCTCGCCGGACGCCGGCGTCACGTCGGGCGATCTCGCCAACACGATCGAGATCATCGACGACAACGACATCGAGACGATCCTCTACGACCCGTTCGAGGGCGACGAGGGGGCCCTGCCGACCGACGTCGAGCACCTCCTCGAGAACAGCGATGCGGAGAACGCGGAACCGATCAGCCCCGCGGAGGGGACGACCCAGGAGTGGGAGGACGACGGCTGGGGATGGGTCGAACAGATGGAGGAACTGAACCTGCCGTCACTGCGAAAAGCGCTCGGTGCGGAATGA